Proteins encoded in a region of the Procambarus clarkii isolate CNS0578487 chromosome 28, FALCON_Pclarkii_2.0, whole genome shotgun sequence genome:
- the LOC138369327 gene encoding tenascin-X-like gives MPANALELIDAATAPCRQAPKETDIGKITKDCASRGCASRGCASRTVPPGAVPPGAVPPGAVPPGLCLQGLCLQGLCLQGLCLQGLCLQDCASRTVPPGAVPPGAVPPGAVPPGAVPPGLCLQGCASRGCASRTVPPGAVPPGLCLQGLCLQDCASRGCASRTVPPGAVPPGLCLQGLCLQDCASRGCASRTVPPGAVPPGLYLQGLCLQGLCLQDCASRGCASRTVPPGAVPPGLCLQGLCLQDCASRGCASRTVPPGAVPPGLCLQGLCLQDCASRGCASRTVPPGAVPPGLCLQGLCLQDCASRGCASRTVPPGAVPPGLCLQGLCLQDCASRGCASRGCASRTVPPGAVPPGLCLQELCLQDCASRGCASRTVPPGAVPPGLCLQGLCLQDCASRGCASRGCASRGCASRTVPPGAVPPGLCLQDCASRGCASRTVPPGAVPPGLCLQGLCLQGLCLQGLCLQDCASRGCASRTVPPGAVPPGLCLQGLCLQDCASRGCASRTVPPGAVPPGAVPPGAVPPGLCLQGLCLQDCASRGCASRTVPPGAVPPGLCLQGLCLQDCASRGCASRTVPPGAVPPGAVPPGLCLQGLCLQGCASRTVTPGAVPPGLCLQDCASRTVPPGAVPPGAVPPGLCLQDCASRGCASRTVPPGAVPPGLCLQGLCLQGLCLQGLYLQGLYLQGLYLQGLCLQGLCLQGLCLLGLCLQGLYLQGLYLQDCASRGCASKADNIGRLRKEV, from the exons ATGCCTGCAAATGCTCTTGAACTTATTGATGCTGCAACAGCCCCGTGCCGGCAAGCTCCTAAGGAGACTGATATTGGCAAGATAACTAAA GACTGTGCCTCCAGGGGCTGTGCCTCCAGGGGCTGTGCCTCCAGGACTGTGCCTCCAGGGGCTGTGCCTCCAGGGGCTGTGCCTCCAGGGGCTGTGCCTCCAGGACTGTGCCTCCAGGGGCTGTGCCTCCAGGGGCTGTGCCTCCAGGGGCTGTGCCTCCAGGGGCTGTGCCTCCAGGACTGTGCCTCCAGGACTGTGCCTCCAGGGGCTGTGCCTCCAGGGGCTGTGCCTCCAGGGGCTGTGCCTCCAGGGGCTGTGCCTCCAGGACTGTGCCTCCAGGGCTGTGCCTCCAGGGGCTGTGCCTCCAGGACTGTGCCTCCAGGGGCTGTGCCTCCAGGACTGTGCCTCCAGGGGCTGTGCCTCCAGGACTGTGCCTCCAGGGGCTGTGCCTCCAGGACTGTGCCTCCAGGGGCTGTGCCTCCAGGACTGTGCCTCCAGGGGCTGTGCCTCCAGGACTGTGCCTCCAGGGGCTGTGCCTCCAGGACTGTGCCTCCAGGGGCTGTGCCTCCAGGACTGTACCTCCAGGGGCTGTGCCTCCAGGGGCTGTGCCTCCAGGACTGTGCCTCCAGGGGCTGTGCCTCCAGGACTGTGCCTCCAGGGGCTGTGCCTCCAGGACTGTGCCTCCAGGGGCTGTGCCTCCAGGACTGTGCCTCCAGGGGCTGTGCCTCCAGGACTGTGCCTCCAGGGGCTGTGCCTCCAGGACTGTGCCTCCAGGGGCTGTGCCTCCAGGACTGTGCCTCCAGGGGCTGTGCCTCCAGGACTGTGCCTCCAGGGGCTGTGCCTCCAGGACTGTGCCTCCAGGGGCTGTGCCTCCAGGACTGTGCCTCCAGGGGCTGTGCCTCCAGGACTGTGCCTCCAGGGGCTGTGCCTCCAGGACTGTGCCTCCAGGGGCTGTGCCTCCAGGACTGTGCCTCCAGGGGCTGTGCCTCCAGGGGCTGTGCCTCCAGGACTGTGCCTCCAGGGGCTGTGCCTCCAGGACTGTGCCTCCAGGAGCTGTGCCTCCAGGACTGTGCCTCCAGGGGCTGTGCCTCCAGGACTGTGCCTCCAGGGGCTGTGCCTCCAGGACTGTGCCTCCAGGGGCTGTGCCTCCAGGACTGTGCCTCCAGGGGCTGTGCCTCCAGGGGCTGTGCCTCCAGGGGCTGTGCCTCCAGGACTGTGCCTCCAGGGGCTGTGCCTCCAGGACTGTGCCTCCAGGACTGTGCCTCCAGGGGCTGTGCCTCCAGGACTGTGCCTCCAGGGGCTGTGCCTCCAGGACTGTGCCTCCAGGGGCTGTGCCTCCAGGGGCTGTGCCTCCAGGGACTGTGCCTCCAGGACTGTGCCTCCAGGGGCTGTGCCTCCAGGACTGTGCCTCCAGGGGCTGTGCCTCCAGGACTGTGCCTCCAGGGGCTGTGCCTCCAGGACTGTGCCTCCAGGGGCTGTGCCTCCAGGACTGTGCCTCCAGGGGCTGTGCCTCCAGGGGCTGTGCCTCCAGGGGCTGTGCCTCCAGGACTGTGCCTCCAGGGGCTGTGCCTCCAGGACTGTGCCTCCAGGGGCTGTGCCTCCAGGACTGTGCCTCCAGGGGCTGTGCCTCCAGGACTGTGCCTCCAGGGGCTGTGCCTCCAGGACTGTGCCTCCAGGGGCTGTGCCTCCAGGACTGTGCCTCCAGGGGCTGTGCCTCCAGGGGCTGTGCCTCCAGGACTGTGCCTCCAGGGGCTGTGCCTCCAGGGCTGTGCCTCCAGGACTGTGACTCCAGGGGCTGTGCCTCCAGGACTGTGCCTCCAGGACTGTGCCTCCAGGACTGTGCCTCCAGGGGCTGTGCCTCCAGGGGCTGTGCCTCCAGGACTGTGCCTCCAGGACTGTGCCTCCAGGGGCTGTGCCTCCAGGACTGTGCCTCCAGGGGCTGTGCCTCCAGGACTGTGCCTCCAGGGGCTGTGCCTCCAGGGGCTGTGCCTCCAGGGGCTGTACCTCCAGGGGCTGTACCTCCAGGGGCTGTACCTCCAGGGGCTGTGCCTCCAGGGGTTGTGCCTCCAAGGGCTGTGCCTCCTGGGGCTGTGCCTCCAGGGGCTGTACCTCCAGGGGCTGTACCTCCAGGACTGTGCCTCCAGGGGCTGTGCCTCCAAGGCTGACAATATCGGAAGGCTGAGAAAGGAAGTGTGA